Part of the Penicillium digitatum chromosome 4, complete sequence genome is shown below.
CGTGCACTGAAGGGACTGAGTCTTAAGTCGGGCAATGATTTGACTAAGATTGAAGGCATGCTCGAGCAGCTACTTGGCGAGGTTGAGGCCCTTCGATCCGGACAAGATGGCTTGAGCCTTAACAGTGGCACCCGAATGGGAAACATGGAGCCAAGTGGGTACGAGGCTCCCGGTCCCAACGGAGTGCCTACCGAGACGAGTCGCTCTCCCTACGGGTCCAGCTCTTCTCGTCCGGCCAATGGCCAGCGCAGAGATTCAGACCAGCGAGTCAGCACCGTCCATGAAGTTGACGAAGACCTTGAGCTTGACGATGGCGACCAGTTCCTGACTTCGCATCTTCCTGTCCGCGATGCGCCCCGTCACGAGCGGTCTGGTTCATTGCCGGTGGCCACAGCTCGCAGCATCGAAACTACCCCCAAGGCTCGCAAGCACAAGTCCAGCAGCTCATCCATTTTCCCAAAGTTCTCCCGCTGGTCTAAGTCCACGGCCACCTCCATGGGCGACGGCATCCGCAGCAGTATTCAGCCTTCCCGCAAAGAACGTCCGACCTCGGACGAGTCTCGGTCCGGGTCTGATCTTGCACCCCTTGGCCAGTACAAATATCATGATCCCCAGGGGGACGACAGAATACGCTCTACCTATACCCTGGACGACGAACAAGATGTAAACAGACCCCCTTCACCATTGGTCCCTTCCCAGGTGTCCGAGGCGCCCAAATACCGCGGCCACCGTGGTAGTCTCGAGCTGCAACACCCCCAGCCTCGACAAGGCCCAACCGGACGTTACCAGTCCCACCTCGAAAATGAGGCCAAGATCTACGGAGGACCTATTTCACCCACTGACTCAGACCATTGGGATTCCAACCCCAGCCTGTCTGAGGTCAACCCTCCTCAAACCCGCGACAGCGACATCAGCGGCGCCACGCGTCTGTCTCCGGTCTCCGACGCAGGCTTCTCGGAGACTAGCTCCCGCGCAACCCGTACATCGGGTCCACCCCGTCCTCCTAAAGTCAAGGACGCTGGCCCTCTCATTCCTGAGCGTCTACCTAAAGTGGCAGATGATGAGGAACCGGCTTACAGCGGCGATCGTGCTGTTTCCAGAGTACGTATTCCCGAGGCTTCCCCGACTATTTCATGTGAACACCTTCTAATCTCCGTCCTTTCCAGAGCTCTGCCATCTGCTCTCCCCCCACACGCAAGCCAACTGGCCCGCGTCCCCTCACGTCTTCCGGCTCCTACAGCCCAGGCAATATTAAGCGAACCCGCTACCGAGGCAGTCCCGTGCAAGTCGACTGTGAAGAGGAGCTCTATTGAGACTTGCACTGTGATACCCCTGGGTTGATGTTTTCAATCTCCGTTTCCCTCTAGCGCTTTtgccttttcttcctcttctccttACGACAGTTATGACCGTTCACCGGGGCTCTGGTTACAGTTCTTTTTATCCCCAAATCTATGAGCaatgtgtgtgtgtgtgtgtacGTGTTTAAATGTCTACAATGTTTCCTGCATTTCTTGTTTCATGTCAATGACCATGGGATGAATGGAAAGCTATGTCTTCTCTTTGCCCCCCTGGGGTTTCTTATGCCAAGTTTCGCTGCTTTTTTCATGGTCTTGCTTTCGTGCATCTAGTGAGCGTGCTGGGGTTTAAGCCTCTTTTTGTAGTTTTTGTGTTGTGGTGTAGATAGTGGTGCAGAGGAAGACACGGTCTATTCCGAGAGGTGTGGAACAATCTTTCGTGTCTTTGTCTTTATGTGGATGACAAGGGAAATATGTGTACTTTCGTATCCCTCCCGACTCAAGCGAGAAGATCAAGCGTAGTGAGATCAACGGGAACGTAGCTCTCCTTTCAACGTAATCACAAAAGGGTTCCCCAATACATCCCGAGCTCGTGTACCTCAACTGTGGAAAGTGGTTATGTGACATGATGAATGGTGCCCAGGTGTTCTCTTCCCAGACCTTCTCCACACGCCACTAACTTCATACACTTAGAACCAAGTAAGCCCAATGGCAGTTTCCCCTGTCGACCTTGAAAGTCTAAAGACTGGCACGGAGTCCTTTCTGAGGTTTGAGTCACTGCAGCAGGCCGTATTTATGGCCACGTTGTGGTGGGCGGCTAGATTGCAAGGCCAGTCATGCTGAGACAATTTTAAGCCAACTTGTAGCCAAACCCGGTCAAGTCAAAATGCAGTTAAATCCACCGATCCGGAGCGTGCCCAGTATGTTATCCGCTTCGAAATCCTGCCTGACTTCCTTTGGGTGACATCCTATTTTTGCCCAACACACTTTAGACTGACTTCGAGCAGCACGAATGGTTACGGCAGCTATTGGGATAGAATATCCCAAGCTTTCATTGCAGAGCGGTCGATTCAGCGGCTAGTTTCAATTGACACACACTCAGCAACTAAACCCAAGTCAGTATTTGGCCATGTTCATGTCATCACGAAAGCTCCTTGGTAATAACATTATTGATATCTGGGAAATCAAGATCTGGCAAAAATGATCACATTCAACAATCAGAGCCATTATTTTTAAGTCAGATGTCAATAGACATTTAAGGGATTTCGTCACATACCTAGTTTGGTAGGAAGACATGTTTACGAGACTCCTCGACACTATCTCTATCGCCGCGTTAAATATACACGTAACTGACGAAGGCCCCGTCGAGTCACTGTTTAGTGTACGCTGTCAGAATGGGATGTGGTCTGCCCTAGGCCCTCAACATTAACTCAGGTTTTTGatatggtctagtggtaaaAATGTCGGTCTTTTTCTCCCATATTCTTGTAAGAAGATCAGCGAATCTTCAGTAACTGGCATCGAGCCTCCCGTGGGCAAGAGAATTGCAGAAGATCAATGACAAAAGGCGAAACGTAACTGGAAGTTCATAGAGGGAACTTTATGTTATATTCTTGGCGGGTCTAGGTTTGATATCGCCCCTGTGAAATTGTCTCCTACCTATATTAAAGCATCGGAGGAGGCTCCGTGAATAGAATAGTTACTTCCTACAAGGTGTCTAGCGCAACTCAAAAGCTTTCGAAcgattggaaaaaaaaaccacgaGAACCGGTCTCGCTTCTTATTTCGGTCGATCATTTAACAGCGTACAGCTTTCCATTTAGAATCAGACAACAACGTCAAAGGAATGTCAACTCAAATACAGATTGCTAGACAAGACCCAGGAGAAAAAGGATTTCATGATTTGGAAAGGGACTAAGAAGGCGACTAGAACACATGATAGAGATGCACAAGGACTGCCAAGAACTGCCCTCCAGTTGCCTTTGTGTCCCTGTTGATATTGTGCTCTCTGCTTCATACTCGCAGCTTGATTAAAACTCAGCTGCGGTATAACCCGGACTTTTGTTTCCTTGATATTGTGCTCTCTGACTCTTTTGGCCTTGTTTGATGTGAGGCTGTGGATGGCCATGATGTGCGAACCGAGCGCTTAGCTATGCAGTCGAAAGCACTGACTATTCGTTCCCGCCTTGCTGTGAAAATCCATGTATATGCATCAAGCTAAAAATAACAATGCATATGCGCCGGACTAGCACTTGTCGGTGGCTCTATATATACCATTTGAACATGGAAGATATCACCTGACCTTTCGATCTCCGTCTGAGATCAAGGAGCTGGCCATTTTCTATCACCTGTAAGCCCATTATTATCTTAATATTCCCCTCCACCAACCGTactttgaagaagaaaaaaaggacagAAAAAGACAGAAAAAGCTGGCCGTCTTGGTCCCAGAAATGCTGAGGTCATTGCTTCAGTCCTTGCCCCGGCTAGGGCGAAGATAGACACCTCTCAACTTCACCAATCCAAATTTCACTCAGATATCAATGAGTCAAGCAATTGAGGAAGAAATGATCCCGGGATATACTGCAGGCCGGTATTATCCTACTCGAATAGGGGAAATCCTCAAGGACCGGTACCAAGTTGTGGGGAAACTGGGATTTGGAGCCAGCTCAACCGTGTGGCTCGCACGTGATATGGAGTAAGAAGACGCTGGCACCTTTGCATTTTCATTCTCTTCTCATAGCTCCTTCGCTAACGAAAAATACAGCTATCGTCGCTATGTTGCTCTCAAGATTTTCATAACGTCCGCATCGATGGGGCAGCAACTGGACGACGAGCCAAAGATATATAAACTTATCGAGGATGCTCCCCGGAAACATCCAGGCCGCAAGTACGTCAGATCGTTGCTAGACTCCTTTGACAACAGTGTAGATGAAGATCAACATCGATGCCTCGTGCATCCTCCATTGTGGGAGAGTGTACTGGATTTTCTATTCCGCAACCCGGTACAGAGACTACCAACACCAATTTTAGCAGTGACGCTTCATCGTCTATTTCTTGCATTGGACTATCTGCATACACAATGCAAAATCATCCACACCGGTATAGGTTTCTCTTTTCGATCTTGAGTTGGATCATTTGCTTATCAATATGTCAGATATCAAAGCAGACAACATTATGTTCGGCATTGATGATGATTCCGTTCTCAGTGATTTTGAAAACAATGAGCTCCAAGATCCCTGTCCTAGAAAGGTGTTAGATGGTAGAGTTATCTACACTTCTCGCGGGCTCAGGATGCCCCAAAAACTTAGGCGAACCTATCCTCTGCGATTTTGGCTCGGCTGTGATGGGTGATGAATAGCACTCGGAAGACATTCAGCCGGATATATATCGAGCCCCGGAAGTGATCTTGCAAGTTCCATGGTCATACAGCGTTGATATATGGAACGTGGGATGCGTGGTAAGAAGGCCGATACTTCCGATGCAAAAGTTTCCAGGCTTACGTTGTCAGATTTGGAACCTTTACGAAGGAGGATCACTGTTTAGCGGCCAGGATCCAGAGTATCAGAATTACAGGAGTCGGGCTCATCTGGCTGGGATGATACGCCTGCTCGGTCCGCCACCGTCAAGTTTCCTTGCCCGAGGAAATTTGACGCAAAAGTTCTTTTCAGACGAAGGTACCTTTTCTATCCTTTTCCTGTCTATGAATAGAAAGCGTTGATTATTGACTACTTATGCTATTCTAGGTGACTTATACGCCAAGGACTTAGTGGGAGAACACATCTCGCTCGAACAAAGAGAGAACAGTCTCGAGGGGGAGGAAAAAGAGATGTTTCTCCGGCTAGTACGAAAGATGTTACAATGGGAGCCAGAAAAGCGAAGCTCTGCCATGGAACTTGAACAGGACGAGTGGATGCAAGCAGAATTACATAAATAGCCTTCCGTTCTTCAGATTACACTGTAGCAATTTCAAGGCCGTGTCATAAAGAGTTCACTCAGCTCTGTTGTATCCAAGGGATCCGATTATCGATCAATCTGTGGGCCTGTTCCATACATCAGCGTTGCCAGCTCCTTAGTCACCTTAACACGCTCAAAATTATCTACCCCATAGGGGTACTTGCTCTGCCGAGATGTTCACGGCCTCGCGAAGATCCGAAGTCGCCAGATTCTAGACGAAGCGTCCGATCTACTCCGTGTTGACCACCGTATCTTTGCGAGTGCCATTCACAGTCTGGTTGGAAGAGAACATCACGCATGCCTGTCAGCGTTAGCTTTGTTGTCTTTTGTCTATCCTCGAGGCCTTGCCTTGAACGGGTCGTGAGGAAGATTGTACTCTATCACTCCAGATTAATAGAACATGACATGTCTTATTACCGTTTCTATGCTTTCTGGGAGTCAACCCTTCTTATGTGTGTGTTCCCCGCTGTTAATCAAAGTGTCAACGCCGGATGAGCGTTATTTTAGAAACAGCCAACCCCACTGGCCTTGATCCATCTGCGCCGTATCAGCAATTCAGACATCTGATTCGGAAGTATCGGTTTTcgttgatgcaaatacagAATGAGAGCTCGGATTCCACGAATCGTCGCTCGGTTTCTCGGTTTCTCGGGGGCTCGGTGTGGGTCTCTCACAAGTGCCGAAGTGTGTGGCATTCCCAGAATTCTCATGAATCGGTGTGTGTCACTCGAATATGACATGTGGCGATCCGAGATTACTGTGCTGAAGACTCCAGCGGGGATATTTAAGATGGCTAAAGTGTAAAGGGCTGCCCTGCTTCTCAAGTCTAACTCCACTCAACATAAAACACATGCACAACCACTACCTGCAAAGACATCTTCACAATGACCAACACTGAGCCTCACCTCTGCTTCCGATCATTTGTTGAGGCTTTGAAGGCCGACAATGATCTAGTTGAGATTGACTCTCCAATCGACCCGAACCTTGAAGCGGCCGCTATTACTCGTCTTGTCTGTGAAACTGACGACAAGGCCCCGCtcttcaacaacctcatTGGTGCTAAAAACGGTCTCTTCCGCATCCTGGGTGCTCCTGCGTCTCTAAGAAAGTCCCCAAAGGATCGTTATGGTCGACTTGCGCGACACTTGGCCTTGCCACCGACCGCATCTATGCGCGACATCCTCGACAAGATGCTCTCGGCCAGCGCCATGGTCCCACTTCCACCCAACATCGTATCTACCGGCCCTTGTAAAGAGAACTTCCTCGAAGAGAACCAGATTGATCTGACTAAGCTTCCTGCACCTTTGATTCACCAGGCCGATGGAGGAAAGTACATCCAGACCTACGGAATGCACATTGTCCAATCCCCCGATGGGTCCTGGACTAACTGGTCTATTGCCCGTGCTATGGTCTCTGACGATAAGCACCTGACAGGTCTCGTCATTGAGCCTCAGCACCTCTGGCAGATCCACCAGATGTGGAAGAAGGAAGGCTGCGACGTCCCGTGGGCTCTGGCATTCGGTGTTCCCCCTGCCGCTATCATGGCTTCGAGCATGCCCATCCCCGATGGCGTGACCGAGGCTGGATATGTCGGTGCTATGACTGGCTCTGCCTTGGATCTGGTCAAGTGCGATACCAATGATCTCTATGTGCCCGCCACCTCTGAGATTGTCTTTGAAGGTACCCTTTCTATTACAGACAAGGGTCCCGAGGGTCCTTTCGGTGAAATGCACGGCTATGTCTTCCCTGGAGATACCCACCTGTGGCCCAAGTATAAGGTCAACCGCATCACCTACCGCAACAATGCGATCATGCCCATGTCATCTTGCGGTCGACTGACCGATGAGACTGTAAGCTTTCTTCCCTATCCCATCTTTCCAGGTCCCTACCATACTAACAATTATTAGCATACCATGATCGGCTCGCTGGCCGCTGCCGAGATTCGTAAGATTTGCCAACAAGCTGGTCTCCCAGTAACTGATGCCTTCGCACCATTCGAGTCCCAAGTGACCTGGGTCGCGCTGAGAATCGACACCGCAAAGCTGCGAGACATGAAAACCACCCCAAAAGAATTTCCCAAGAAGGTTGGTGACCTTATCTTCAATTGCAAGGCCGGCTATACCATCCACCGGCTGGTGCTCTGTGGTGACGACATAGATGTCTACAACGGCAAAGATGTTATGTGGGCCTTCTCGACTCGCTGCCGTCCTGGCCTCGACGAGATCTTCTTCGAGGATGTGCGCGGGTTCCCCCTTATTCCATACATGTCGCATGGAAATGGATCACCGGTGCAGGGAGGAAAGGTTGTCTCTGATGCTCTTCTCCCCTGTGAGTATACTACTGGCAAAAATTGGGAGGCTGCCGATTTTGAGAGCTCGTATCCCGAGGATCTTAAGCAGAAGGTTTTGGCGAATTGGACGAAAATGGGATTCCGGGAGTAAAGCAAATGTGTATTATATTTGTTCAAGCGTCAATTTGAAATTTGATGAAGGGTCGGAATGCCTGGTACTACAGTCTACAACAGATCACGCAGTAATGAGATAGTAGGACTTGGTTCAGTGGGGTACCCGCTTAGGGCGGGAACCCAATCCGTTTTGGCACTTTCGATGGCCCATGAACCCAGCTCGGATGTGCGTTGTTATCGAGCCCCACTATTCCAACTCAACTTCTTGGCCAAGACAACCCCTGTCAATCCCGGTACCTCGGAGTCTTCGGCGGAATGAGCACTATCAGCCAAGGCGAAGCGGACCGGGTGCTGCACCTCAAGAGTCGAGAGCGAGAGACCCATGCGTGCTACCCATGCAGAAAGCGGAAGGTCAAATGTGATGGTGGCCAACCGTGTCATACCTGTCAGAAGCGGAAACACCCCGAGATATGCACCTACGCTCTGACGCAGTCGAGGCGGAGATCGGCTTCTCGCCATAGTGTCGCACGTTCGGCTTCGCCTAGATCACCGGCCGTAGCAAGAAAGGAACCAGCACGACATGATGATGGTTCGAAGGATTACGTCTATTCCGGTGATAATTCGGTTGTTTCGATCCTGCGCCTGCGAGCATCGGATGCCAATGAATCGGTGGCCCGTGAAGTTGGATCTGTTCTTGGTCTGCGGAATACCTTCAGCAACTATCCATTTATGGACTCAAAGACGCCGCTTGAGAGGTGGAAGGCTCTGCTGACTGTATTGCCTCAAAGATCAGAGGTCTTGAAGTAGGTTACCAATAACTGAAAAAGGGAATTGGCTAACTGGTTagattcttccacttctACCGTGTCACGGCATATCCATTCAATCCAATGCTCGCCGACGTAGATCGTTTTGAATCTGACTTGTGCACATATCTCAATGCCCACGCATCTGGCGAATTACGCGATCCGGAGAAAATCACTGCTCGATGGGCAACCGACAAGTCTATTGGCCATATCAGCCTTTTACTGGCAACATTGGCATCAGGGGCCCATTACTCGGATATTGAATACCCCGAACGGCTTGAGCTGTCAACTGACTTTGGTAAGTTTGATTGCATGCTCATCAAGCTTGGCTAATGACATCCAGCCCGTCGATCATTTCATGCTCTCCGCTTGGCCAATTTCTTGTTTCAGCCATCGCTAGATATCATACAAGCGCTGCTTATCTTGGGGA
Proteins encoded:
- a CDS encoding ERK3/4 MAP kinase — encoded protein: MSQAIEEEMIPGYTAGRYYPTRIGEILKDRYQVVGKLGFGASSTVWLARDMDYRRYVALKIFITSASMGQQLDDEPKIYKLIEDAPRKHPGRKYVRSLLDSFDNSVDEDQHRCLVHPPLWESVLDFLFRNPVQRLPTPILAVTLHRLFLALDYLHTQCKIIHTDIKADNIMFGIDDDSVLSDFENNELQDPCPRKHSEDIQPDIYRAPEVILQVPWSYSVDIWNVGCVIWNLYEGGSLFSGQDPEYQNYRSRAHLAGMIRLLGPPPSSFLARGNLTQKFFSDEGDLYAKDLVGEHISLEQRENSLEGEEKEMFLRLVRKMLQWEPEKRSSAMELEQDEWMQAELHK
- a CDS encoding Carboxylyase-like protein, with product MTNTEPHLCFRSFVEALKADNDLVEIDSPIDPNLEAAAITRLVCETDDKAPLFNNLIGAKNGLFRILGAPASLRKSPKDRYGRLARHLALPPTASMRDILDKMLSASAMVPLPPNIVSTGPCKENFLEENQIDLTKLPAPLIHQADGGKYIQTYGMHIVQSPDGSWTNWSIARAMVSDDKHLTGLVIEPQHLWQIHQMWKKEGCDVPWALAFGVPPAAIMASSMPIPDGVTEAGYVGAMTGSALDLVKCDTNDLYVPATSEIVFEGTLSITDKGPEGPFGEMHGYVFPGDTHLWPKYKVNRITYRNNAIMPMSSCGRLTDETHTMIGSLAAAEIRKICQQAGLPVTDAFAPFESQVTWVALRIDTAKLRDMKTTPKEFPKKVGDLIFNCKAGYTIHRLVLCGDDIDVYNGKDVMWAFSTRCRPGLDEIFFEDVRGFPLIPYMSHGNGSPVQGGKVVSDALLPCEYTTGKNWEAADFESSYPEDLKQKVLANWTKMGFRE